The Acropora palmata chromosome 10, jaAcrPala1.3, whole genome shotgun sequence genome contains a region encoding:
- the LOC141894158 gene encoding uncharacterized protein LOC141894158, producing the protein MSSTSTQRVKEGFALNIIRAVKLLEKECRKGVSRQNIEKYFQQQLSRQVVKSAIREALHSGLLVHASGVGLNGSFLIAPSSKNIHTARPRKPEKFGARENAKLRGINLPSSDLEEQVTPTLQREKATNPLDSNKYLQNTKLTESVAETSNNDKLKGKSKTFKAILKTPRRPRKIVPKVVKSRKVKFSSPPNIILISPRITRKSEPNKLSFA; encoded by the coding sequence ATGTCCTCAACGAGCACACAGCGAGTGAAAGAAGGGTTTGCTCTAAATATCATCAGGGCCGTTAAATTACTGGAAAAAGAATGTAGAAAAGGTGTCTCCAGGCAAAATATCGAAAAGTACTTTCAGCAGCAGTTGTCACGACAAGTTGTCAAGTCGGCCATTCGGGAGGCACTCCATTCAGGTCTTCTTGTCCACGCCAGTGGAGTTGGTCTTAATGGTTCCTTTCTTATAGCACCGAGTAGTAAAAATATTCACACGGCCCGTCCTCGAAAGCCAGAGAAATTTGGTGCCAGAGAAAACGCAAAACTTAGAGGCATTAATTTACCCTCTAGCGACTTGGAAGAACAAGTCACGCCTACACTACAACGGGAGAAAGCCACAAATCCTTTGGATTCAAACAAATACCTGCAAAACACTAAATTAACGGAGTCTGTAGCTGAGACATCAAATAACGATAAGCTCAAGGGGAAGTCCAAAACATTCAAGGCCATATTAAAAACACCAAGAAGACCGCGGAAAATTGTTCCGAAGGTAGTGAAATCGAGGAAGGTCAAGTTTTCTTCGCCCCCAAACATAATTCTTATCTCGCCTCGCATCACGAGAAAGTCAGAGCCAAACAAATTAAGTTTCGCTTGA